From Pedobacter aquae:
GGCTAATGTCTCATTTGCCAGTAATATTTAAAAGCGTTTAACTGACATTTATTTGTAGCGTAAAAGTTACAGCTATTATTTAAAGGTGTTTAAACTTAAATCAAAAAAAATAGTCCTTATTTTGCACAAACTCACCTAAACGTATAAATGAAAAAATTTTTCATCAGTATTGCATTTACCTTAATTTGCTTACAAGCCTTAGCACAAAGGCAGCCTTTAACAGTCTCGGGCCAGTTAAAAGATTCAACAGGAGTTACTGTCATTGGGGCTTCTGTAAAATTGGTATCAACTTTAGATACGGTTTTAACTACATCAGATTTAGACGGAAATTTCACCTTCAGAAACATTAAATCTCCGGTTTTTACGCTTTCTATTTCAGCTTTAGGTTATAAAGCTATGACCAAGAGTTATACTTTAGAACGCCAAAGAGGGCAACAAGTATTAACATTGGGCAATATCATATTAGCAACCGATAGCAGACAGCTGGGCGAAATAGTAGTTGATGGTACGCCTGATGTATTGGTTAAAGAAGATACCTTACAATATAAAGCAGACAGATATAAGCTAAAAGAAAACGCCTTAGCAGAAGATTTATTAAAGAAATTGCCTGGTGTAGAGGTTGATAGAGAAGGTAATGTTACCGCACAAGGTAAAGCTATTACCAGAGTACGCGTAAACGGAAAAGATTTTTTTGGTGGCGATGTTAAAACCGCAACACAACAAATTCCGGCAGATTTACTAGAAAACGTCCAGGTTATTGATGATTATGGCGATAGAGCTAACCTAACAGGGGTAAGGGATGGCGAGCCAGAAAGAATCTTAAATTTCACCATAAGACCCGATAGAAATAAAGGTTATATCACCAGAGGAACCGTAGGTGCAGGTAATTTAGATCGTTACCAAGCATCGGTTTTTGCTGCTAATTTTAATAATGCCAGACAAATATCAGCGTTAGCAAATTTAAATAATACCAATGCAAATATTTTCAGTTTAACGCAAGGTACTGGCGGTGGCGGTGGTAGAGGCGGTCGTGGTGGTTTTGGCGGCGGCAATGCAGATGGTTTAACCAACATTAGATCATTAGGTTTAAACTTTCGTGATGAGTGGAGCAAGAAAGTAACCGCTTATGGTAGCTACAGTATTGCTTCTAGAGATAACAATACTTTTAATAGGTCTTTTCAACAGATACTTGATGCCAATACAGTAGTACAAAACTTGGATTCTGGCAATGTAGATAATGGCAACCTAAGTCATAGGTTTGATTTTAATATCGAGTATAAAATAGATTCTTTAAACTATTTAAAAATTACGCCAAGGTTTAGCTATGCAACAGGCGATGAGGTAGATATCTCAACATTCTCTATCAATAATGACAATAATCTTTTCTCTAACGGTCGTATCAATGATTTTAGCGATTCAAGATCTCCTAATTTTAGTACTGCTATTTTATTTAATCATAGGTTTAGAAAGGCTCAAAGAAATTTGGCTTTAACCGCAGATATTAGCACCAACTCAAACTTAAGAAATCAAGAAACAGAGAATTTTAATTTTTTGGCAGCTAATCCAAATGATTTAGAATATCAGCGACAGCTTATAGAAAATGATAATGGAAATGATAACCTAAGATTGGGCTTTTCTTATAACGAGCCTTTATCTAAAACAGCAGGTTTAGAGTTCAATTATGAATACAACTATAACAACATAAAAAATAACAGAACGGTATTATCTACCCAAATACAAAATGCAACACCTTTAGTTGATGAAGATTTAAGTAACGAATACGAATTTCAGTTTGTTACCAACAGGTTTGGGCTAAATTATCGGGTAAGACAGGCTAAGTACAACTATTCTATAGGAATGGGTGTGCAGCCATCAGTTTTAACAGGTAATGCCATTACTTTAGACACTACCTTTAAAACTAAAGTGGTAAATATTTTCCCTACCGGAAGGTTTAACTATAAATTCTCTAGAACAAAAGAGCTTACCGTAAGCTATAGTGGCAGAAGTAACCAGCCTAGTTATAATCAATTACAACCAGTAACAGATAATTCAAATCCGCAATTTCCGGTAAAGGGTAATCCAGAGTTGGAGGCCGAGTTTAACAATAGTTTCAATATTAGGTTCAATAATTTTAATGCAGAGTCTGGCAGAACATTCTTTACAAATATTTCTTACAATTTTACTCAAGACAAAATTGTAACCAATACCGTTAGGATACAGAATTCTGCT
This genomic window contains:
- a CDS encoding TonB-dependent receptor; the encoded protein is MKKFFISIAFTLICLQALAQRQPLTVSGQLKDSTGVTVIGASVKLVSTLDTVLTTSDLDGNFTFRNIKSPVFTLSISALGYKAMTKSYTLERQRGQQVLTLGNIILATDSRQLGEIVVDGTPDVLVKEDTLQYKADRYKLKENALAEDLLKKLPGVEVDREGNVTAQGKAITRVRVNGKDFFGGDVKTATQQIPADLLENVQVIDDYGDRANLTGVRDGEPERILNFTIRPDRNKGYITRGTVGAGNLDRYQASVFAANFNNARQISALANLNNTNANIFSLTQGTGGGGGRGGRGGFGGGNADGLTNIRSLGLNFRDEWSKKVTAYGSYSIASRDNNTFNRSFQQILDANTVVQNLDSGNVDNGNLSHRFDFNIEYKIDSLNYLKITPRFSYATGDEVDISTFSINNDNNLFSNGRINDFSDSRSPNFSTAILFNHRFRKAQRNLALTADISTNSNLRNQETENFNFLAANPNDLEYQRQLIENDNGNDNLRLGFSYNEPLSKTAGLEFNYEYNYNNIKNNRTVLSTQIQNATPLVDEDLSNEYEFQFVTNRFGLNYRVRQAKYNYSIGMGVQPSVLTGNAITLDTTFKTKVVNIFPTGRFNYKFSRTKELTVSYSGRSNQPSYNQLQPVTDNSNPQFPVKGNPELEAEFNNSFNIRFNNFNAESGRTFFTNISYNFTQDKIVTNTVRIQNSAIGALQERQYLNANGFYAINGFYFFSKAFNEKKYTLGLRGSANYNNQVSFINSQRNIARNTVLSQRLQLQIQPKEWLEIVPAASFSYNLNDNTLNERANAKVNTWSFSFDSKIYFTKTFLIGTQADKNLNSGFNSVSVNPFIINAYLEKQFFKGKTGALRLSAFDLLDENVGVSNTVNENIRVERESNRLAQYFMLTFTMRINKFAGRNNLEPEMGEGQRRWRGPSN